A region of the Numenius arquata chromosome 2, bNumArq3.hap1.1, whole genome shotgun sequence genome:
GCTCGCTGAGCCGAGGCCGACATCCCAAACGCCGTTAAGCCACCGACCGAGCGCTGGTGGCCCCGGCTCCCGCTGACAGCCCCACGCACGGGATGTCCCCCGCTGCCCGACCGGCTCGGAAGCGCTGACACGAAGAGGAAGCGCAGAGTTTTCTTCCTGAACGCCGCTTCCTCaccacctctccctccttccctccctccctcccgccgcggcgccgGGGGACACCGGGCGACACCCCGGGAGACCTGGGCAGCCGCAGCTGCCGCCCACGCCAGCCCACCGGGCCGGGGCTGCCGAGCGGCGGCACCGAACGACGAGCCACCCTCGCCGCCCTCCGCCCGGGCGGTCCGGTAGCGGCGGCCGCTCTGCCCCACCCTGCCCGCCCCTCGCCGCCGCTTACCCGCGTCCTGCGCCCCccgcgctgctgccgccgccgccgtcgccttGCGCGGGGGCCGTACCGGCGGCATGAGCTGCCGGGCCAGGTGCTGGAGCTGCACCCAGTGCCCCTCCGCCCGGCACCGCTCGATCTCCCCCTCCAGCTTCACGTGTGAGTGTGAGCTCTTGGCCGCCATCTTAgtgccgggccgggcccgccccgcTCGCCCCGCCCGGCGGGGAGCCCCCGGCGCCAGGGACCGGAGCCTGTGCGGGTTCGGGGTtccgggcggccccggcggggagaCACCCTTGACCCAGGCTTGCGGCGGGGAACGGCGGCGCCTTCACGAACGCCCCTCCCTGGGGAGCCGAAAGCCCGCACCGCTTCCCCGGGCCGGGGCTTGCGCGGGGGGTTAAAACCCCCAGAGGCGAAGGCAGCCGCCGTTTAGGCGCCGCGTATAACTGTAACGAGGCCCTCGGCGGTTGGTGGGGGGGGGTAAGCCGAGAGAACAGTTAACAACCGACAGAGGGTAACGGCCACGGGGCGCCGCCGTTGCCGGAGGAGCAGCGGGACGGGGAAGGCGCCCGCCGGCCGCTGgcggagggggctgtggggcagcggcGAGGGGAAGGGGCCGAGCAGGgcggccggggacagccctgtcaGCGGGGACAGCACCGTCAGCGGGCACATGTCGCCCCTTCAGCCCCGCCgtcccccttcccctcagccccgcTCGTGGGCACCTGCCCTTCGCCCGGGCTGGTGGGACCCTCTCGGTGCGCCCTTCGCCAGGGGGCCGACAAGGGGTTGGCGGGCGCTGGGAAGGGGCTTGGGCCGGACCGGGCGGTGACAGGCGCctccgcggccccgccccgcggtgggcgGGACGCTCCACCTGTCCCCGCGGCGAGGGCTCCACGTGGAATTCCAGCGGCGGTGCAGCCAATGGCGGGGCAGAAGGGGCGGGGCCAGAGCGCGGCGGGTGCGTGGGGTCAGAGGTGAGGCCGGGGATGGTGGCCGGCCTGCCCCGAGCACGGCTACACCTGCTCGTCTACCGgagggacggcggcggcggcggcagtcTGCCGGAGGGTGCGTAGCCGGGCGGGGCCTCTCCGCCCGTACCCGGCAGCCGCGGCGAGGGGAGAGtagggggccgggcgggcgggcgtgggGAGAGCGCACCGCCAGCTGTCAAGGCCTccggcgccgctccccgccgaaCCGGCCGCGCGCCGGGGGCTGCTTCGGCGGGCGCTGCCGGGGGTGGGAGGAAACCCGCCCCCCTGAAGTGCTGTAGCGTGTCCCTCGCCTGCCACACGAGCGCCGCAATGACCCTTGCGTTTTTAAAGTTGTGTATTAGGGCGTGCGGTCCTAATAGATGTACTAATTAGAGGCAGCCCCCGTGATACCGCACGGGGGGGCTTTGCTGCCGTAGCCGTGGGGCAGGCCTGCGTGAGGCTGACCTGGCTGGCTGGCAGACCCGAGTGGGGCTAAAGAGTGGGCATTCGCtgcatgaataaataaataaataaataaaaggtcaTTCTCGGAAAATTACTAAATTCTTTCTTGAAATAGGGACCCTCATAAAAATTCTTAATGGGAGCACTCTGGTTTTCTGCTTGCTAAGTGCTTGAAATGAAGCAAGATCTTCTATTGTAGAACTTAGTACTGTTTCTAAGCACTCTGTAAATCTGCTGAAAGTAGATTGCATTTTTCATCTGCGTTTTTCTGGGGGTGAATGTTTTTGGTGTTGCAGGAGATCATGATGGCCCAAAGGATTTTTAGAATGCAtttgctgttctgctttctgGCCGCATTCTTCATCTCTGCCCTAGCTGAGGAACACGTAGGAGAGAGTCAACATGCAAACATTCGCCTTGATAAGAACTTGGTACAAGATAAAGAGTATGTGTTTCACATTCTAAAATTGTAAACTTTACTTCTTAATGATTTGTGTATTTCAAGTCTTGCTACGTAAGTTGGACTTAAGCCTAGGGCACCCTCTTTTCTCAGGGTGCTGTATGACTAGCTAGACTCGGATACGAGACGTGCTTGCTCAATACATTTGTAGAGATATGAGACCTACAAAGGTCTCTCTGAAGCCTTTAGTCCTATTCGTACTATAGAGAATTTCTTGCAGGAATCGTGCTTACCTAGAACATACTTCAGACAAAATCATATTGTGAACAGGTAGAgtgagaggtttttttctcatttgctgttTCATACAGACAAAACAGTGGTAGCGGCAAATAAAACTCCCTAAAGTACTTCATAGGAGGACACTGGGAAAGATCTTCCTCGTGTTCCTGAGCTTTGGAAGACAGCCAAAAGGAGATTTGGGGCACTGCTTCAGTTGTTTTGATAACCTGCTAAGTAGGCTAGAAGAAATAGAAATAGCTATCTAAGGTATTAGAGGCCACTGTAGCAAACAGCCTTTGTGCCCCCTTCATCTTAATGTAAAACTGTAGCTTCCGATTGCCCTGGTTGTCCAGGGGGTGCTTTTAGAGATACGGTATTTCCTGTGTGCTTGACTGTCTAATCAAAGACTAAATTTGATGTAAACAGAGCATTAAATATTAGCTGACGGATATgttctggggtttgtttgtttattttttttcttagccacATCATGGAACATTTGGAAGGTGTTATTGAGAAACCAGAATCTGAGATGTCTCCACAAGAGTTGCAGCTTCATTACTTCAAAATGCATGATTATGATGGCAATAATTTGTTAGATGGGTTAGAGCTTGCTACTGCTATATCACATGTCCACAAAGAGGTAGGTGGAATTTTGTAACAGCATGTGTGTTTGGAAACAGTTCTGACTCTTTAAAAGCAGCTTACGGTAGAATAAAACAGAACAGTTACAGCACATTTTCAGTGAAGTTACAGTTTGGCCTGAAGATAAGATAGTTTTGGTTTGATTTATGAATGTGCTAGCTTTATCACAGCTGTTCATGTCACATTGCAGTTTTCCAGAAGTCTCTGTTGTAGTTTAAACTTTAGAGTGAGGAAGGACTGTAGAGTGAAAGTAATTTGTCAGAGGGGATACTTTGGTAGACAGGGATGGGTGGAAAGGGAAATTACCCAAATTGGGATAATGCTCATGAGGGTTTATAGAAAAAGCACATGATACGATGCTGTTTGAGGTTCTAAGGCTGCAGTTTTCAACTTCAAACTGTTACTGCCATGGATACACGAACTGTAAGAGACCTCTTGCACAAAATTAGTATTACAAAAATGAGTCATGGCCTGCCTTTTTCTAAACACAAATTCTATTTCCAGCTATGAACATTTAATGACAAAGTAGGAAGATACAATCATTAGGAAGACAATACTAACACGTTGTCTGGTACTGACCTTTTGGAAGCTACAATTCAGAATAGCATAACTTCCTGCAGACACCTAGCCGAGAGCAGAATAATGGCTGCTGTTTCTTGTGCAGAGGCGCTCTTTGTATTCCCCTTTGCTCTTAAGGGGTGTTACTCAGAATTTTACTGACTTTAAGCTAcagtgctggatttttttaactACTCTGTTGTCATCAAGCTCTGCATTTTGCAAGTTCTGACACACAGGAAGAAGTTTCTCTACTGTATAGAAACTATCATGTCTATAGTACATCAAGATCCAAATTAAGAATAGATCTGTAAGATCATTATCGATCATTATACACTGTGCTATTCAGCTTTTGGAACTTTTGGCTAAGCATATTTACTGGATACAGGAGTGCTTGTTCTGAGGTCCAGAGAACTTGGACTTCGTGGCTTGCATTTGGTGAAAGTTGCTTATATTGGTATAAATGATTACATAAATCTTAGTCCCAAATTAGGCACCAAACATGAATAGCTTAACAAAAAAATGAGTTGCCAGTAATCTGTCATATGTGCCACTAGGTGGGAAACACTGCTAAACTGTtcaatgtggttttgtttttgtaggAAGATGGTGAGCACGCCCAGGCAATGAAAGAAGAGGAGCTGATTAGTCTAATAGATGATGTCTTAAGAGATGACGATAAGAACAATGATGGATACATTGACTATGCGGAATTTGCAAAATCACTGGAATAGGGTTTTGCAGGgggcttgtttttccttctgactACATGGAAATGTGAACCAGTATAATGTGATTCATTACTGTCTCATATCAACCTCTGTGCTGTGAGAAGGAGGGGTGTACCAGTTCCAGCTGAATTTATTCGAAAGTTGTATGTGTTAAGAGATTGGCTAACTCAGAACAACAGCCATGTTTGACTAAACGTAGCTACGGATTTGAATCTTGAAGCATGGAAGCGTCAACAGTACTCGCATAGGGTACAGCTGGCAAACTCTTAAGTAGCTGTGTATGAATACTAAATAGAACATATACAATCTcaatttcagtttttctctaATTGGGTTATATAGTACTTGTTTCCTTACATCCTCTATTTAAAGTTATAAAATACctataaagtaaaaaaagattACTGCATATCGCTGTATTTGAAGAGTAAATGTCCTTACCTTCCCACTAATTTCAAGGAAATTTGCATGTAAGTACAGGTGCTTGAAACAGCAATTGTAGATGAAAAACGTTTGAATGTGGTTTGTGTTTGAGGTCCATGTGATACTATACGGACTTTAAAACAGTCTTTGAAGGAATTGACTATTTCTAAATGTATGTACTTCCTAGCATACCCTTACAtgttacatataaaaatatatacatgtgttTTTCAAGTCCTTTTTGTCCTTCACAGATATACTGTTATATCttaatttactgatttttttctctaccttctgtggtgttttcttaagaaaatggaagtatttttattacatttatatgTTGTATTAATGCTGTATAGCATTTACTTGAGTAGCTTCTGCTATCTCATTTTGAAGGTCACATTAACAGTAAACCAATTTAATATAAAAGCTTCTGTTCAATTTGGTTTTTACAGTATTAGCCAGTAGGATAATCTCTGTGAGCAAGTAATGCTGCCTTGTTAAGGTTTAGTTCATATTCCTTGACACTTAAATTACGGTATTACTTTCAGGAGGTATTTCATAACTAACACTTTCACGATACTTGAGTGTTTGCCAATTAACATGGTTCTAGGAATGTTTTCACTGTCTTGACTTAATACTTGATAAGTTAAGCAGTTTAAGGATAATAGAGAAGTGCTGTATTGCTGTGTTATTGATATTTGGTGACTCTAAAATATAACTGAAGTCTTAAATTGCATTAAATCATTATCCATTAATAGAGAATCTAAATGTTAGtgtatttctgtaaaatgtatAAAGAGCTATTTTCTGTACAAAATTATTCTTATACGAGAGAAACACATttgtaaaagaaattatttcctctctttaAATGTTTGTGCAATGAATCCTGAGTGTCAGACTTTTTTCTtgtactaattatttttttttgataccTTTGTGGCCAGGGTTGTGCTGGTAGTACAAGCAATAAATAAGTTGGGGTTCGTGGACTCTGGAGCTGGCCACACGACGCTGGAAGTCCTAGTGAGAAACGTACCTacttttctgatgtatttttaaGCCTGTCTCTGATGTTAGCAGTCATCTTAAAAGAAAGGTTCTTTCAGTTAAAGCGTATCTTAAATATCCCTTTTGAGGGTAATTAATCTGGAGTGAATGTTGAAGCAGAAGAAAGGATAGAAAATGCTTGTGGGTAGGAGAGAAGAGGTTAAGCTCCTCAGCTTTGAGCATTTAAAGCGGGTTGCCTGTAGACCTGCCAATTTGTATATGCCTATTGCCTAAGTTTCTGAGTTTTGGATTTATTTGGGTTGAAAGAGCAAGACCAAGGAACTGACTTTTGTGTACTGCTCTTAAAAATCATGGGTTTCTTATCAAGCACAGTCAGTAAACTTAGTTCAGCAACCACCTGTGGGGCACATTTATGTACATATGttgtgtttatatacatatttgCTTACTGCTATTGTATGTGGCAAAAGACACCTACCATAAAAGCTTAAGATCCTAAATAATTACGATAAACGCAAGTAATGCCAACATAGTTTACCaactattttaaatttgtttttaagggCTCAGATGTATGTATAAATAGAAGAATGATTTTTATGGAGAACAAAATTtgcaccacagcctggagaagagaaggctccggggagaccttataacagcctatcaatacctgaagggagcctacagaagagctgaagagggactctttgtcaggaagagtggtgacaggacaaggggcaatggttttaaattggaagagaagagatttagattagatataaggaagaaattctttacagtgagggtggtgaggcactggaacaggttgcccagggaagttgtggatgccccatccctggaagtgttcaaggccaggctggatggggctttgagcaacctgctctagtgagaggtgtccctgcccatggcaggggggttggaactagatgatctttaaggtcctttccaactctagccattctatgattctatgattcatttcatGATGCTTGaagaaacatcaaaacaaaatttCTGCTTTCCTAGAAAGAACAGTTCAAGAAACGCTACCTAAGCTGAAACCTGCATCATCATGTCTTTACTCAGCCTCCTAAAACAAATATACATAGTTAATTAAGTGCACTTAAAGATAAAAGGTTCAACAGCTGTCTAGGGAGCAGTTATTAAGTAGAAAAGTGCAAAATTGCTGAGAGCGATGgtgaatcagatttttttttttttctttttaaatataactaATTTGTGAGCTAGTTGTAGCTCATGTGTTACCCTAAATATGTTGGTACAGGCCATGTATACATATAGTATTTTCTATTTCGTATATATGTAATATAGAAATACAGCCTTTACAACAGAAGTACTCATCAACTATAAAGCTGTATTAGCTTCTGTAGAACAGAACTATCTCCATTTCACAGATAAGATAAATAACAAAGCAGAAGAGGTGCATGATTTACTGAAGGTCTATCCCATCCCTGGCAGAAACAAAACCGAGACAATGCTGGTGCACGTGATCTTTCACCTCTTCCTAGACTATGATCTGATGTGGATTAGTTTTCCACGTTAGAGGAGAATACATCTAGTCTTGCATTACTCTGTACTATGTGCCCAGTTTAAAGTATCTAGATTATCTGCATATTGCATAATCTATCAGCTAATACTTAAACTTGTTCTTGAAGCATTCCTAAACTGAGTGGTTTTTTATTAGTCCATCTAGAACATAGTCTgtatttgaaggagaaaaatctttgctGCTTGTCCAGTGCCCATCAGAATGCTGTTGATGACAAGAATGAATGCCTAGAACTTCCCAGCAACAGTTTCGTCTGCACATTCACGCAGACTttactaccttttctttttttaatgaatcacCTATCACCTCAAAATGTCTTAGATTCATTAGGGAATAGTTACAGACTTACAAATCCTGATTTTgcctaaagtatttttttaatactacaaTTCACAAGCGTAAGAACAAACATAATGTCATAATCGCTACAGCCACTGGATGGCGGATTGACACTGCTCATGGAGCTATTCAACAACCTGGATTTCTCTAAACCATCATAACTACTCTGATTATAGGCAAGGCTTGCTCCTCTGCAACACCACATTGCTAGTGTGTTGCCCACATTTTTATTAGTTTAGACCTGTCATAAAAATTGACCATAGCTGGGACTGGTTACTGGCAATTAATTTCCATTGTTAGGGAATCCAAATCGAATTGAAGTGATAGTAAAGAAAGTTGCATTGTAATACTGTCAGTAAAAATAACTGAGCAAGAGGAAGGCTTTCTAATATAAGCACCATGCTTGGCCTGGCTTCTTGGCCATCTCTAGTTCACCTATGTGATGGTCCATGAGGTATATACAGTGGTTTCAACCAACATTAAAGAACATTAGAGGGTTTTAATAGGACCTAGCGTCTTACTAGTTTTGCATCAGATGTCAATAAGAGCTTCTGTCATTTATTCTTACAAGGCGTATGTCCAGTGTGGTCTGATCAGCTGTTTTGCTTCAGGTGAAGcttactgcttttttcttcttctttttactgGTCCCGCTTTCTGCCCATTGCACCATGAAACAGCTGCATAATGTCACAAGTTTTTAGTAAACAAATTAGAGCAAGGATCATTGCATACCTTAGCCTGGATTATTTATTATCACAAAGAATCTGTGTGCTAAACGTTTCAGCAGCACGTATCCTCTGTCCACATTGAGTGAGATCCATTAAAAGGGCGGTTATTAATGCCTTACATAAGGTTTCTCTGAagtaacatttttcttcccattccgCATACTAAATTCTGAACAGCAGCCTAAATCTTAAGGACTAACGCATACTGCAATTGTCACTACCTTCCTCAGCTGAGCAGCAGTTTTACACATAGGTAGAGGGCAGTGTAACATACGACTCAGTCTACTGCCAGATATGACATTTTACAAGAAATTGGTGCTGCAGCGAATATAGTGTCAACTTCTGCCACTTGATCCAACTGAGTGACTGACAGCACTAGATTTCAAGAAGGCAGATGTCAACTCAGAGAATGGGTAGGGAAGATCTCAGAAGAGGCAAATCTAAGGGCAAAAAACGAATTATGGAGAGCTGTCAGTTCCTCCAAGAAATGCTAAAAAGAAACCAAGTGCAACCTATGCCAGTTTAGACGAAAGTAAGGAAATTCAGCGGAAGTCAGCTAATTCACAACCTTTTAGTTGACCACAGACATAAGAGAGATATATCTGTAAAGTAGAAACTAGGTTGAGGACCCAGCACAATACTCCATTCATGGGGGATCTGGGGGGACTGTATACAGTCAGTAAAGACAGAATGCACAAGATGCAACTAGCAAAACTTaccaaaagtaaaagaaattttaCAGGTAAagtaagagaaaaacaaaggGAAGTTTAGATCACTGCTCAAAGATGGGGTGCTATCAAAAGAAGATGTTAAGGAAGCTGGCGAGTTTAATGTCCTTTTTACCTCCCTTTTTCATCAATCTTTACTAAAAATGTCAACAGAAGGCAGACAGTGAAATTATTACCAGGAAAAGGGGGTAAAATTTCAGCCTAAAATATGCAAAACCTGCTTAGCTAGTAACCAGTAAAGTTAGATGATTTCCTGTTGCCTGAGCAACTCTAGGAGTCTTAAAGGGAGGGTGAAGTAATGGCCACAGAAGTCATATagcttgaatttatttattttatttaattttttgcaaGGCCTTTAGCAGTACTTCCTATAATATCGTCATTAACAGGGTAGTGAACTGTGATCTAAATGAAACTGctgtgggaaggggcaggaggtcAAGTCTGGTTGGATAATTGTATCCACGGGGTAATTCCATCATAACCTATCAAAATACATGTGTTTTGCAAGGAATTCTGTGGGCCTGGGTCCCATATGAAGTTTTATTCGATGTTTTCATTGAAGGCATAGAAGATGCAATATGACGTATGATCATTAAACTTGCAGATGGAGCAAGGAAGGACTGCAGAATAGATGCTAGAAGATGAGAATTTTGAATGATCTTGATATATTTAGAAAAGTCATCTAAAATGGATGGAATGCCATGGTGCAAAATACCATACTTACACAGAAATGATCATCTGTATACTTGCATAACTGTCTAGGTACCAgttcacaacagaaaaaaatccatggaCTATGGTGGAACATGAATGGCAAAGCCCTCGCATTGGGATGCCTAAAGGGTCTTACAGACTGCTGAAAGAGTCCATGTGGGCTAATTGCCACTGTTAAAGATTCACCTGAGTACCATGTCTTGTTTAGTGCACTGCACTTCAAGGAAGATATGAACTAGTTGGGAAGAGGCCTGAAGAGATCAGCAAAAACGGACAGAGGTCCAGAAAACATGAGGGAAGATTGCAAGAAACATGGGGGCTTTTTGCTGAAGATGTAACAACTGAGAAGAAGGAATAGTCTTCAGCTAAAAAGCTGTTGCAAAGAATAAGGAAATAATATGTTCCTGGTACAAAGATGAAGAAGAATAAAAGATAAAGAAGCACAAACCAAAGAGCttgggagatctagattagacaTTGGAGAAAACTTCAATATGAACAATAAGACATTGGATCTTGGGGTATTGTGATTGTAACTTGGTCTCAGGATAAAAAGGTGAGGTTAATGACTTCTCCAGACCTCCTCCTGTGAAAGCCTGTCTCTCAGTGACTCTATGACTGTCAACATTCATGTGGACTTGTATCAGGAGAAGTCCCCTACAGTGGGTTCCACACCTTAGAGTCGAATACAGGAACTGAACACAGGAATCCTGTGCACAGCCCCAGGTCTCAGAGAAGTCTTCTCCAAGATCGCAGACCATCTTCATCTCTCCCAGCTATaagcctttcctcctctccttatCATCTCTGTAGACTTTTATTGAGCCAGCCATATTCCAGTTTTCCATCTAGATGTCAGTTTTCCATCTAGATGTCAGTTTTCCATCTCATCTTCTTAGCATCATAACTCGCTTTCCCTCTTGAAAGCCCCTGAAAATTTTTTCATCACTTCTGCCTTCCAGTTAGGCAGTTCTTCAACCCCAGAAGACAACGGTCGTTTGGACAGTCCTGCTGCACTCAGTTCCTGTGCTGCATGGCAGACCAGTCTGCAACCAGCAACCTCCTGCTCAGTACTGTCAGGGTATACTCAGTCAATAGCACCTAAGCGCAAAACCCTACCAAGTTTCTACCGAGCATGTTCAAAGTGTGATTGTCAAGAGCCAGAAGTGAACACTTTGAACCAGAATGGGGGGAAAAGCATATCCCTGAGTCCAAGATACTGCTTCGCTTAGGATTCAAGTCCTGGCTCCAgagcacagagataccagaggttcttcaccaaaaaaaagaacagcagtgaAAAGACAGTTAAGTCTTTAAAATGACAACGTGAATTCCTAGCCCTGTTTTCAGCAAATAGTCAACTTTTTTTTGTTGACACTGAGAATAGAGTGTAAAAGCATCCACGCCAAATCAAAACCAAGGTCCCTCTAGCCCAAGAGCTTGCTTCAAATAGTGTCCAAGAGCAGATGCTGATGGAATAATAAACAGAGGAAGCGTGGTGACATACTTCTCCCAAATACACACACAGGCTCCAGCAATTTGTAGATCAGGGACTTGACTTCAACAGCAATAAAACCAACTAAAGTCAGGAGCTCAGAGAGATCAAGGCTTAAATGTTAAAGTCTGCCAATATTACTAGCTAAAAACAGGATCTCATGGGACATAGGCAATGTCCCATGGTCAATGGTACATGCTGGGCAGACCTCACTGTTGCCATTGCTGCGCTATAACCTTCAGTACAAGCTAAGGGGATGATGCAGTGCGTAAGTAGTGATCCCAGGAGACCGGATTAATGCAGTGGTATAGCACAACTATACCATTTCCAGATGTCACATTCTTCTTACTTAAAGTGAGAGTCAAGAGCTGTCTTTAAAAATGGCCCAATTAGGAGAAAGCGCTAAgcacatattttgaaataaatattctttacGAATAGTATCGTTATGCCTCGGAACTTAATTTGtcataaaaccagaaataagcCACAAAACATATATGCTGAAAAATAATATTGACTTAAGTCTTATCATGTGTGGCTTGCAGCCACCAGGGATGAACATTTTGGCACAAATCATGGCAGGTATGACTTTTTTGACCCAGGAAAGAGCACTGGGATGAGTAGAACGAGATTTGAATGCTGTTCCTTTGGGAGAGGTTTCCAGGGACTGTGCAGAAGGGACTGTAAAGCCATGCTATCAGCTTCAGCATGGATTGCAGTGGGAGTCAG
Encoded here:
- the MCFD2 gene encoding multiple coagulation factor deficiency protein 2 isoform X1 — protein: MMAQRIFRMHLLFCFLAAFFISALAEEHVGESQHANIRLDKNLVQDKDHIMEHLEGVIEKPESEMSPQELQLHYFKMHDYDGNNLLDGLELATAISHVHKEEDGEHAQAMKEEELISLIDDVLRDDDKNNDGYIDYAEFAKSLE
- the MCFD2 gene encoding multiple coagulation factor deficiency protein 2 isoform X2, with product MEHLEGVIEKPESEMSPQELQLHYFKMHDYDGNNLLDGLELATAISHVHKEEDGEHAQAMKEEELISLIDDVLRDDDKNNDGYIDYAEFAKSLE